Proteins from a single region of Methanoculleus horonobensis:
- a CDS encoding zinc finger domain-containing protein yields the protein MTARDRCTSCNATLAEEGSTWFACPVCAQEINRCYRCREQSIGYTCPKCGFQGP from the coding sequence ATGACAGCGAGAGACCGATGTACTTCCTGCAACGCCACACTGGCCGAGGAAGGCTCCACCTGGTTCGCATGCCCGGTGTGTGCGCAAGAGATCAACCGGTGCTACCGGTGCAGGGAGCAGAGTATAGGATATACGTGCCCGAAGTGCGGGTTCCAGGGGCCATAA
- a CDS encoding malate dehydrogenase, which yields MAKVTILGATGNVGVFAAHTISEIPYVSDMLLVGRPGREDFLAGCCRDLSDSFAARGTDVRLSYSTSILDAKDSDVIICTAGVPRRPGQDRNDLAFENAKIIAETAETIGRTSPDAILFLVTNPVDVMTAVALKYSGFQPRQIFGLGTHLDSMRLKSLIAHYFRVHVSEVHTRIIGEHGDSMVPLWSATTIGGIRITNLPTFSGLPTQEMIETVRTSGEAIIRDKGSTVYGPGEAIATLVRTILGDENRVLTVSSYIKSEIHGIGDVCIGVPARINRDGVFPVPLSLEEDEVAGFRESVKKIRKVTADVMERLEEAR from the coding sequence ATGGCAAAAGTAACGATTCTTGGGGCTACAGGGAACGTCGGCGTATTTGCGGCCCACACCATATCCGAGATCCCCTACGTCAGCGACATGCTGCTCGTCGGGAGACCCGGACGCGAAGATTTTCTCGCGGGCTGCTGCCGTGACCTATCCGACTCGTTCGCTGCACGAGGCACCGATGTCCGCCTCTCATACAGCACGAGCATTCTCGACGCGAAAGACTCGGACGTCATCATCTGCACCGCAGGAGTGCCCCGCCGTCCGGGACAGGACAGAAACGACCTCGCTTTCGAGAACGCAAAGATCATTGCCGAGACCGCCGAGACGATCGGCCGAACATCGCCCGACGCCATTCTCTTTCTCGTGACAAATCCCGTCGACGTCATGACAGCCGTCGCCCTGAAATACTCGGGGTTCCAGCCGAGACAGATCTTCGGCCTCGGAACGCATCTCGACTCGATGCGCTTGAAATCCCTGATCGCGCACTACTTCCGGGTTCACGTCAGCGAGGTGCACACCCGTATCATCGGCGAGCACGGCGACAGCATGGTTCCGCTCTGGTCGGCGACGACGATCGGCGGCATCCGGATCACGAATCTGCCCACCTTCTCGGGACTGCCCACGCAGGAGATGATCGAGACGGTCAGAACGAGCGGCGAGGCGATCATCAGGGATAAGGGATCCACCGTCTACGGGCCGGGAGAGGCAATTGCGACGCTTGTAAGAACGATCCTCGGTGACGAGAACCGTGTCCTCACCGTCTCGAGTTACATCAAGAGCGAGATCCACGGGATCGGCGATGTCTGCATCGGAGTACCCGCCCGCATAAACCGCGACGGCGTCTTTCCGGTTCCGCTCAGCCTCGAAGAGGACGAAGTCGCCGGGTTCCGCGAGTCGGTCAAGAAGATCCGCAAGGTCACTGCCGACGTGATGGAACGGCTCGAAGAGGCCCGTTAA
- a CDS encoding elongation factor 1-beta, with the protein MGNVALIVKIMPESPDVDREALKAAVRAAVPVDDIQEEPIGFGLVALKAAVVVPDSAGAPDKVEAALQKIEGVASAEIVESTLV; encoded by the coding sequence ATGGGGAACGTAGCCCTAATCGTAAAGATAATGCCGGAATCCCCGGATGTCGACCGTGAAGCGCTCAAAGCGGCGGTCCGGGCGGCCGTCCCGGTCGATGATATTCAGGAAGAGCCGATCGGCTTCGGTCTCGTGGCGTTGAAAGCCGCCGTGGTCGTCCCCGACAGCGCCGGGGCTCCCGACAAGGTCGAAGCAGCGCTCCAGAAGATAGAAGGCGTCGCAAGCGCCGAGATTGTCGAATCCACTCTTGTATGA
- a CDS encoding AI-2E family transporter, translating into MNFAGNLPPPARIAIVGAAVVIVLAGARAATPILGPLLVAVFFAMITAPVMAWLTRRGIPRIPAAILVVVGLIGIFAGVIAFLGVALTGFIRSLPGYQAGLEEEIAVLADYGIDPDTFTIWDYIDQGFVIQQIAGIAREVGNIAVDAFLVFVGIGFLLIEAPRLTATLKKHLGAESTLYRHFSQSGRLLIDYVVVRTKVNLITGVGTGLFLAVLGVDFAVLWGFIAFVLSYVPYIGLVVAAIPPTLLALIEFGPAGAVAVIAAVALIDAAAENLFLPRMAGRELNLSPFFVLFSVVFWGFILGTVGIFLAIPLTIAVKLSLDSWEETRWIGEMMGSGDRDR; encoded by the coding sequence GTGAACTTCGCCGGGAACCTCCCTCCCCCCGCCCGCATCGCGATCGTCGGGGCGGCGGTCGTCATCGTGCTCGCGGGGGCGAGAGCAGCAACACCGATCCTCGGCCCGCTCCTCGTCGCCGTCTTCTTCGCGATGATCACCGCACCCGTCATGGCGTGGCTGACCCGGCGAGGGATACCGCGGATCCCTGCCGCCATACTGGTGGTCGTGGGGCTTATCGGGATCTTCGCCGGCGTGATCGCCTTCCTCGGGGTGGCCCTCACCGGGTTTATCCGTTCCCTGCCGGGCTACCAGGCGGGCCTTGAGGAGGAGATCGCCGTCCTCGCCGATTACGGCATCGATCCAGACACCTTCACGATATGGGACTACATCGACCAGGGGTTCGTCATCCAGCAGATTGCCGGGATCGCCCGCGAGGTCGGGAACATCGCCGTCGATGCCTTCCTGGTCTTCGTCGGGATCGGGTTCCTGCTCATTGAAGCCCCCCGGCTCACGGCCACCCTCAAAAAGCATCTCGGGGCGGAGAGTACCCTCTACCGCCACTTCTCGCAGTCAGGCCGGCTCCTCATCGACTACGTGGTGGTCAGGACAAAGGTGAACCTGATCACCGGCGTAGGGACCGGGCTCTTCCTTGCCGTCCTCGGGGTCGACTTCGCGGTGCTCTGGGGGTTCATCGCTTTCGTCCTGAGTTATGTCCCCTACATCGGGCTCGTCGTGGCCGCAATCCCCCCCACCCTCCTCGCGCTCATCGAGTTCGGACCGGCAGGAGCCGTCGCCGTCATCGCCGCCGTCGCCCTGATCGACGCCGCCGCAGAGAACCTCTTCCTCCCCCGGATGGCCGGCCGGGAACTCAACCTCTCGCCATTCTTCGTTCTCTTCTCCGTCGTCTTCTGGGGATTCATCCTCGGCACGGTCGGGATCTTCCTCGCCATACCCCTGACGATCGCGGTGAAACTCTCCCTCGACAGCTGGGAAGAGACGCGGTGGATCGGGGAGATGATGGGCAGCGGAGACCGGGACCGGTAG
- a CDS encoding SpoIIAA family protein, giving the protein MIEEMATGAENVVGFRFDGEMTAGDYDGTLIPALRDAEGDHPVLRILFHIVNFHRWKPHGYWERLKDWPGMEKVDRIAIVGGEKWEEWMNHLPGLFVGFTDIDVRYFTEGHLDAAIGWLREPIPAEPERI; this is encoded by the coding sequence ATGATTGAGGAGATGGCAACTGGTGCAGAGAACGTCGTCGGGTTCAGGTTCGACGGCGAGATGACGGCCGGAGATTACGACGGAACGCTGATCCCGGCACTCCGGGACGCGGAGGGGGATCACCCGGTTCTCCGGATACTCTTTCATATCGTGAACTTCCACCGCTGGAAACCGCACGGCTACTGGGAGAGGCTCAAGGACTGGCCGGGGATGGAGAAGGTCGACCGGATCGCGATCGTCGGCGGAGAGAAGTGGGAAGAATGGATGAACCACCTGCCGGGGCTCTTCGTGGGATTTACGGATATCGACGTGCGCTATTTCACCGAAGGCCACCTGGACGCCGCCATCGGCTGGCTCAGGGAGCCGATACCGGCCGAACCGGAGAGAATATAG
- the cls gene encoding cardiolipin synthase: MELLLSIGVILALNVVFAVTIVFFERRNPTATTAWLVVLFLLPPVGFALYLFFGQNYTRQRMFVVKEHEDRCFLQETFEEQHLALAGNHHRFTTPVAEEFRDAIFLLLRNNRAYLTEGNRVDVYTRGEDKFAALFAAIRMARHSIHLEYFVINNDELGRAVVHALAEKAREGIEVRLLFDAMGSRAGGGSRRVFSELEEAGGKIGVFFPSVYRINYRNHRKIAVIDGVVGFIGGFNIGDDYLGKGPLGRWRDTAVRITGEAVRMLQLRFFLDWHYVTGEYPGLETCYFPEEDVPGTTPLQIVSGGPDTRWSPIKDGYLKLINSARESIYIQTPYFIPDESVADALRLAALSGVDVRIMIPCKPDHPFVYWATLSFIGDLLDAGVRAYTYDDGFLHAKTITVDRKAGSVGSANWDVRSFRLNFEANAFFYDAVVGTELVRAFEEDLAVSTEITPEDYLARPLGIRVKESISRLFSPLG, encoded by the coding sequence GTGGAACTGCTGCTCTCGATAGGGGTCATCCTGGCGCTCAATGTCGTGTTTGCCGTCACGATAGTCTTCTTCGAGCGGAGGAACCCGACAGCGACGACTGCCTGGCTGGTCGTTCTCTTCCTGCTGCCCCCCGTAGGGTTCGCCCTCTATCTCTTCTTCGGGCAGAACTACACCCGGCAGAGAATGTTCGTCGTCAAGGAGCACGAGGACCGCTGTTTTCTCCAGGAAACCTTTGAGGAGCAGCACCTGGCGCTCGCCGGGAACCATCACCGGTTCACCACCCCGGTGGCGGAGGAGTTCCGCGACGCAATCTTCCTCCTCCTCCGGAACAACCGGGCCTACCTGACCGAGGGGAACCGGGTCGACGTCTACACCCGGGGTGAGGATAAGTTCGCCGCGCTCTTCGCTGCGATCCGCATGGCACGCCATAGCATCCACCTGGAGTACTTCGTCATCAACAACGACGAACTCGGGCGGGCGGTTGTCCACGCTCTTGCAGAGAAGGCCCGGGAGGGCATCGAAGTTCGTCTCCTCTTCGATGCGATGGGCTCCCGGGCCGGGGGCGGATCGCGGCGGGTCTTCTCCGAACTGGAGGAGGCGGGCGGGAAGATCGGCGTCTTCTTCCCCTCGGTTTACCGGATAAACTACCGCAATCACCGAAAGATCGCCGTCATCGACGGGGTGGTGGGGTTCATCGGCGGGTTCAACATCGGGGACGATTATCTCGGGAAGGGGCCGCTCGGCCGCTGGCGCGATACTGCCGTCCGGATCACGGGAGAAGCCGTCCGGATGCTCCAGCTCCGGTTCTTTCTCGACTGGCACTACGTGACCGGCGAGTATCCGGGCCTCGAGACCTGCTACTTTCCCGAGGAGGACGTTCCCGGCACGACGCCTCTCCAGATCGTCTCCGGCGGCCCGGATACCCGGTGGAGCCCGATAAAGGACGGGTATCTCAAACTGATCAACTCCGCCCGGGAGTCGATCTACATCCAGACGCCTTACTTTATACCGGACGAGAGTGTTGCCGACGCCCTGCGGCTCGCAGCGCTCTCCGGGGTCGACGTCCGGATCATGATCCCCTGCAAGCCCGACCACCCGTTCGTATACTGGGCGACCCTCTCGTTCATCGGCGACCTGCTGGATGCCGGGGTGCGGGCCTATACCTACGATGACGGGTTCCTCCACGCGAAGACGATCACCGTCGACAGGAAAGCGGGTTCGGTCGGGAGCGCGAACTGGGACGTCCGGAGTTTCCGGCTGAACTTCGAGGCGAACGCGTTCTTCTACGACGCGGTCGTCGGGACCGAGCTTGTGCGGGCGTTCGAGGAGGATCTCGCGGTCTCGACCGAGATCACGCCGGAAGACTACCTGGCGCGCCCCCTCGGCATCCGGGTGAAGGAGTCGATCTCGCGTCTCTTCTCGCCGCTCGGGTGA
- a CDS encoding PHP-associated domain-containing protein has protein sequence MQYYKDIVFQKPLPEEIRRLGLLPADLHFHTRHSDSPTRVRDALKLAARRRIGLAITDHNQTSGVSEAERQGIRVPLIPGIEVSANDGPHILLYFYSVSDLLDFYRRHVEKNRRNGPYTAIRLDTTEILDRREGYACIAAEAHPCGYAFLNRGVQRCVAGECIGEGIFSRLDGLEVICGGMARSHNLKAAGLAVAHGLGRTGGTDGHLLYELGGVVTCAEADTVEEFLDAIRAKKNVIIGRERPLYEKAVMGTAVLPHHLPYAVPILQARWEQGLPRIRKLVEGRLNR, from the coding sequence ATGCAATATTATAAAGACATCGTATTTCAGAAACCCCTGCCTGAAGAGATCCGGCGTCTTGGACTGCTCCCGGCGGACCTGCACTTCCATACCCGGCACTCCGACTCCCCAACCCGCGTGCGTGACGCTTTGAAACTCGCGGCACGGCGGAGGATCGGGCTTGCGATCACCGACCACAACCAGACGAGCGGCGTCTCCGAGGCAGAGCGGCAGGGGATCCGGGTCCCCCTCATCCCCGGGATCGAGGTCAGCGCCAACGACGGCCCGCACATCCTGCTCTACTTCTACTCGGTATCCGACCTCCTGGACTTTTACCGCCGTCACGTCGAGAAGAACCGGAGAAACGGCCCATACACCGCGATACGTCTCGATACAACCGAGATTCTCGACCGCCGGGAAGGCTACGCCTGTATCGCCGCGGAGGCACATCCCTGCGGCTACGCCTTCCTTAACCGGGGCGTCCAGCGGTGCGTCGCCGGCGAGTGTATCGGGGAAGGGATCTTCTCCCGCCTGGACGGGCTTGAGGTGATCTGCGGCGGGATGGCCCGGTCCCACAACCTGAAGGCGGCCGGGCTCGCCGTCGCCCACGGCCTCGGGCGGACCGGCGGAACCGACGGCCACCTCCTCTACGAACTCGGCGGGGTCGTCACCTGCGCCGAGGCCGATACCGTCGAAGAGTTCCTGGACGCCATCCGGGCAAAAAAGAACGTCATCATCGGGCGCGAGCGGCCGCTCTACGAGAAGGCAGTGATGGGAACCGCGGTTCTTCCGCACCATCTCCCCTATGCCGTCCCCATCCTCCAGGCCCGCTGGGAGCAGGGCCTCCCCCGGATCAGGAAGCTTGTTGAGGGGCGGCTGAACCGGTGA
- a CDS encoding SpoIIAA family protein: protein MLDRMKESSGSVLGFRFDGKLSESDYATVLIPELERAMEENRNVRLLLKIEGFRSWRPGEGWETFKQWPGLEKVDRIAVVGGERWREWMNHLPGLFVGFNGVDVRYFPETRLRDAWGWLREGLVITTPRAA, encoded by the coding sequence ATGCTTGACCGGATGAAGGAAAGTTCGGGAAGTGTTCTCGGGTTCAGGTTCGACGGAAAACTGAGCGAGAGCGATTACGCCACCGTCCTGATCCCTGAACTCGAACGAGCAATGGAAGAAAACCGGAACGTCAGACTTCTTTTGAAGATCGAGGGGTTCCGCAGCTGGAGGCCGGGGGAGGGCTGGGAGACCTTCAAGCAGTGGCCGGGCCTCGAGAAGGTCGATCGGATCGCCGTCGTCGGCGGAGAACGGTGGCGGGAGTGGATGAACCACCTGCCGGGGCTCTTTGTTGGATTTAACGGAGTCGACGTGCGCTACTTCCCGGAAACCCGTCTCCGGGACGCATGGGGCTGGCTCCGAGAAGGGCTCGTGATAACGACGCCGCGGGCGGCGTGA